A window of Persicobacter psychrovividus contains these coding sequences:
- a CDS encoding efflux RND transporter permease subunit translates to MFKIFIERPVFSTVISILIVLLGLLALKTIPMTQYPVVAPPTVVVSTSLPGANAETMIQSVITPLEEQINGVEGMTYMTSSASNNGSATITVFFESGYDPDIAAVNVQNRVSLATPKLPAEVKNMGVATKKTEASALMYVSVYSDNPEFDETFIQNYTAINIRPELLRVNGVGQVNIFGVKDYTLRIWIDPDRMANYGVTVDDVRAAIAEQSREASAGTLGQNAGHSFEYVIKYKGRYNKVSQFENIILRRLDNGKLLKLNDVAKIELDAFSYSGQARTDGKASVTFGVFQTPGSNAHDIAEKVYTKFDDLRKTMPEGLHFAYNLNSDKFLMASVDKVQHTIIEAFILVFFVVFIFLQDFKSTLIPAIAVPVAIIGTFFFMEMVGFSINLLTLFALILAIGIVVDDAIVVVEAVHSKLERGAKNAKEATVEAMNEIGVPIISITLVMAAVFVPVTFATGPVGVFYKQFAITLIIAILISAVNALTLSPALCALFLKPSHGDGTEKKGFMNRFYDAFNVAFNLMVARYIKSVGRLLRHRWIAGGLVLVAIGVIFLINKNMPTGFVPDEDQGTIFVNVELPEGASLDRTVAAATQLEDIVNKEEGVQHFTCIKGRSFFAGEGSSYAMGFIRLKDWSERERPDLSSKAILGKLFGKVQGIADARIIFFLPGSVPGFGASNGVEAQIVDTRTGALKSLGNTAQEFSGELMKRSEFAFVNSSFNTNFPQYDMHIDVPKIKEANLTVSKIMAAMQGYIGGLYAADFNKYGKQYKVFIQAKPEDRADVSSLNNMFVRNADGKMAPLSEFVTLTRTTGAQTVSRFNMMNAVTLRGTTVDGVSTGQAIKALQETAAHYLPAGYAIKYSGLTREEILAGGQMSFIFLLSVLFVFLFLAIQYESYILPFAVIFSLPLGVAGAYFVSWSRGLENNIYFQVALIMLLGLLAKNAILIIEFALQCRKRGMSLPEAAIEGAKTRIRPVMMTSFAFILGLLPLVLASGVAAAGNRSIGTGAAGGMLIGTVLGLFIIPVLFVIFQWLHEKITGQNYDQKASSNAARKRI, encoded by the coding sequence ATGTTTAAAATCTTCATTGAAAGACCCGTATTTTCTACGGTAATTTCTATCCTGATCGTATTGTTGGGCTTGTTGGCGTTGAAAACCATCCCCATGACACAATACCCTGTGGTGGCACCTCCAACGGTGGTGGTCAGCACCAGTTTGCCAGGTGCCAATGCCGAAACCATGATTCAATCGGTGATTACGCCTTTGGAAGAGCAAATCAATGGGGTGGAAGGGATGACCTACATGACTTCCTCTGCCAGTAATAATGGTTCGGCCACCATTACGGTTTTCTTTGAATCTGGCTATGATCCCGATATTGCGGCAGTCAATGTGCAGAACCGTGTTTCGCTGGCGACGCCAAAATTGCCTGCTGAAGTAAAAAATATGGGGGTGGCCACAAAAAAAACGGAAGCCTCTGCACTGATGTATGTTTCTGTATATTCGGATAATCCTGAATTCGACGAAACCTTTATACAAAACTACACCGCCATTAACATTCGCCCAGAGCTTTTGCGGGTAAATGGCGTTGGGCAGGTGAATATTTTTGGGGTGAAAGATTACACCCTCAGAATCTGGATTGACCCCGACCGTATGGCCAATTATGGTGTAACGGTGGATGACGTAAGGGCAGCAATTGCTGAACAGAGCCGTGAAGCCTCGGCGGGAACGCTTGGTCAAAATGCAGGACATTCCTTTGAATATGTGATCAAATATAAAGGCCGATACAATAAGGTAAGTCAGTTTGAGAACATCATTCTTCGTCGCCTCGACAATGGGAAGTTGCTGAAATTGAATGACGTTGCCAAAATTGAACTCGACGCTTTTTCCTATTCAGGACAGGCCCGAACCGACGGGAAAGCCTCGGTAACTTTTGGGGTTTTCCAGACGCCAGGCTCCAATGCACATGATATTGCCGAAAAGGTGTACACCAAATTTGATGACCTGCGGAAAACCATGCCCGAGGGGCTGCATTTTGCCTACAACCTGAACTCGGATAAATTCCTGATGGCGTCGGTAGATAAGGTACAACATACCATTATCGAGGCTTTTATCCTTGTATTCTTTGTGGTGTTTATCTTCCTACAGGACTTTAAATCGACACTGATTCCCGCAATTGCTGTTCCTGTGGCCATTATTGGAACCTTCTTTTTTATGGAGATGGTGGGTTTCTCCATCAATTTGCTGACCCTTTTTGCACTGATTCTCGCCATTGGGATTGTCGTCGATGATGCCATTGTGGTCGTTGAGGCGGTGCATTCCAAATTGGAACGGGGGGCAAAAAATGCCAAAGAAGCGACCGTCGAGGCCATGAATGAAATTGGAGTGCCGATCATCTCCATTACCCTGGTGATGGCGGCGGTTTTTGTTCCGGTAACTTTTGCAACGGGCCCTGTGGGGGTTTTCTATAAGCAGTTTGCCATTACGCTGATTATCGCTATCCTGATTTCAGCAGTGAATGCCCTGACCTTATCGCCCGCTTTGTGTGCGTTGTTTTTAAAGCCTTCTCATGGTGACGGTACCGAGAAAAAAGGCTTTATGAATCGTTTCTATGATGCCTTCAATGTGGCGTTTAACCTGATGGTGGCGCGTTATATAAAAAGCGTCGGACGCCTTTTGCGCCATCGTTGGATTGCTGGCGGACTGGTTTTAGTGGCGATTGGGGTCATTTTCCTGATCAATAAAAATATGCCTACAGGCTTTGTGCCCGATGAGGATCAGGGAACCATTTTTGTCAATGTTGAACTGCCCGAAGGGGCATCACTTGACCGAACCGTGGCGGCGGCAACGCAGCTGGAAGATATCGTGAATAAGGAAGAAGGGGTACAGCATTTCACCTGTATAAAAGGACGAAGTTTCTTTGCTGGGGAGGGAAGCTCCTACGCCATGGGCTTTATCCGGTTGAAAGACTGGAGCGAGCGCGAACGTCCTGATTTGAGCTCCAAAGCCATACTGGGCAAACTATTTGGGAAGGTGCAAGGCATTGCCGACGCACGAATTATCTTCTTTTTACCGGGAAGTGTGCCAGGTTTTGGGGCATCGAATGGGGTGGAAGCACAGATTGTTGATACCCGAACGGGGGCGTTGAAATCGCTGGGGAATACCGCGCAGGAGTTCTCAGGTGAACTGATGAAACGCTCGGAATTTGCTTTTGTCAACAGTTCTTTCAATACCAATTTTCCGCAGTATGACATGCATATTGATGTGCCGAAAATTAAGGAAGCCAACCTGACGGTCAGTAAAATTATGGCGGCCATGCAAGGTTATATTGGCGGACTGTATGCCGCAGATTTCAATAAATATGGAAAACAATACAAGGTGTTTATTCAGGCCAAACCCGAAGACCGAGCGGATGTCAGCAGCCTCAATAACATGTTTGTCCGCAATGCGGATGGGAAAATGGCGCCTTTGTCGGAGTTTGTAACCCTCACCCGCACCACTGGCGCACAGACCGTTTCGAGATTCAATATGATGAATGCGGTAACCTTGCGTGGAACCACCGTAGATGGGGTGTCCACAGGTCAGGCGATCAAGGCATTGCAGGAAACAGCAGCGCACTATTTGCCGGCAGGTTATGCCATTAAATATTCAGGATTGACCCGCGAGGAAATTCTGGCTGGTGGGCAGATGAGTTTTATTTTCTTGCTGTCGGTTTTGTTTGTATTTCTCTTTCTGGCCATTCAGTATGAAAGTTATATCCTGCCTTTTGCGGTGATCTTCTCTTTGCCGCTTGGGGTCGCTGGGGCGTATTTCGTAAGCTGGAGCCGAGGACTCGAAAACAATATTTACTTTCAGGTGGCCCTGATTATGTTACTGGGATTGCTGGCAAAAAATGCCATTCTGATTATTGAGTTTGCCCTGCAGTGCCGTAAGCGGGGAATGTCGCTGCCCGAGGCGGCTATTGAAGGTGCCAAAACTCGTATCCGTCCGGTAATGATGACCTCCTTTGCTTTCATTTTAGGGCTGCTGCCTTTGGTGCTTGCTTCTGGTGTTGCGGCCGCAGGTAACCGGTCAATTGGAACAGGCGCCGCTGGAGGAATGCTGATTGGTACGGTGCTGGGCTTGTTTATCATTCCGGTGTTGTTTGTAATTTTTCAGTGGTTGCATGAAAAAATCACAGGGCAAAATTACGATCAAAAGGCGAGTTCTAACGCAGCGAGAAAAAGAATTTAA
- a CDS encoding efflux RND transporter periplasmic adaptor subunit: MKQLLMILSVILLMSACSAGAENGRPAMPPMALPTLTVDTVSLVDYTKYPASVEGVSNININAKVSGYINQVLVDEGERVKKGQSLFKLETQSFNQQANAAKAMVSAAQVEVDRLKPLVKEEIVSAIQLKTAEAKLESAKSNLAAIRANIAYCNITAPVDGVVNEIRFREGSLVGPMTAKLTTVSNIDQVYVYFAMNEKAFLQFIKDAEGKNVTDKIEHLPKVKLLLADDTTYPYEGKIETITGSIDKMTGAVQFRAVFPNPDHILRNGSSGQVMVPKEYHQVMVIPAMSISELQDRKMVYAVAPNDSVFVKYIKVEAIVNNRAVVNAGLKRHDKIVGQGVGKLRPGMTIKPIPSTTDKVVNSFSTYFK, encoded by the coding sequence ATGAAACAACTCCTGATGATCTTATCAGTAATCCTGCTGATGAGTGCGTGTTCTGCTGGTGCAGAAAATGGGCGTCCTGCGATGCCTCCTATGGCACTGCCGACCCTGACTGTCGATACCGTAAGTTTAGTGGATTATACTAAGTACCCAGCCAGTGTTGAGGGGGTTTCGAATATTAACATCAATGCCAAAGTGTCTGGCTACATCAATCAGGTATTGGTTGATGAGGGCGAGCGGGTGAAAAAAGGGCAGTCCCTTTTCAAGCTTGAAACACAGTCGTTCAATCAGCAAGCCAATGCTGCCAAAGCAATGGTAAGTGCTGCGCAGGTGGAAGTGGACCGATTAAAACCTTTGGTAAAGGAAGAAATTGTAAGTGCGATTCAGCTGAAAACCGCAGAAGCCAAACTTGAGTCTGCCAAAAGTAACCTTGCGGCCATTCGCGCCAATATTGCTTATTGTAACATTACTGCGCCAGTGGATGGTGTGGTGAATGAAATCCGTTTTCGTGAAGGCTCGCTCGTCGGTCCAATGACTGCCAAACTCACCACCGTTTCCAATATCGATCAGGTTTATGTTTATTTTGCGATGAATGAAAAAGCGTTCCTGCAGTTTATTAAAGATGCTGAGGGCAAGAACGTTACCGATAAAATTGAGCATTTGCCGAAAGTGAAACTCCTTTTGGCGGATGATACCACTTATCCTTATGAAGGAAAAATTGAAACCATCACGGGCTCAATTGATAAAATGACGGGAGCAGTACAGTTCCGTGCAGTATTCCCAAATCCCGACCATATTCTGCGCAATGGAAGTTCTGGGCAGGTGATGGTTCCCAAAGAATATCATCAGGTAATGGTGATTCCTGCCATGTCGATTTCAGAACTTCAGGACCGAAAAATGGTGTATGCCGTAGCGCCCAACGATTCTGTATTTGTAAAGTACATCAAGGTTGAGGCCATTGTAAATAATCGGGCAGTGGTAAATGCTGGGCTGAAACGTCATGACAAAATTGTTGGTCAAGGGGTGGGCAAGTTGCGTCCAGGAATGACCATAAAGCCTATTCCATCAACAACTGACAAGGTGGTGAATTCCTTTTCAACATATTTTAAATAG
- a CDS encoding cold shock domain-containing protein encodes MGRSQESFNKKEKEKKRLKKRQDKLKKKEERKASGDGAASFDDMIAYVDEFGNITDTPPDETKKTEVDIESIEISVPKKEEEEVETERKGRVEFFNDSKGFGFIKEQDTGEKFFVHVSSLIDKVAENDRVIFEVEQGMKGLNAVNVKKA; translated from the coding sequence ATGGGAAGATCACAAGAATCATTCAACAAAAAAGAAAAAGAAAAGAAGCGTCTAAAGAAACGTCAGGATAAGCTGAAGAAAAAAGAAGAGCGTAAGGCCTCAGGAGACGGAGCGGCAAGCTTTGACGACATGATCGCCTATGTTGATGAATTCGGTAATATTACCGATACGCCACCAGATGAAACTAAAAAGACTGAGGTGGACATCGAAAGTATTGAAATCAGTGTACCGAAAAAAGAGGAAGAAGAAGTGGAAACCGAGCGTAAAGGTCGTGTTGAATTCTTTAACGACTCTAAAGGTTTCGGTTTTATCAAAGAGCAAGACACTGGTGAGAAGTTCTTCGTTCACGTGAGTAGCCTGATCGACAAAGTTGCAGAGAATGATCGTGTGATTTTTGAAGTAGAGCAAGGCATGAAAGGCTTGAACGCTGTGAATGTCAAAAAAGCCTAA
- a CDS encoding efflux transporter outer membrane subunit, with protein sequence MEKIIKNGILMLLVPIICSCLAQKKYTAPELQQVQTSAYRLASPSEDSTNMADVSWRKFFQDTLLQKHIQHALDSNFDVRIALQNIARAAAFQKQGKAGYFPTANITPSVTRVGTSKEVPFGGIYGTRYQVEGKLSWEADIWGKLNSQDKAFRAAYMQSVELHQAVVTQLVAQVASTYFQLMTLDEQLRLTNENIENRSKSVRVITALKEAGSVGVTAVAVLQLEAQLFDAKETKSQLEGQIKILENEFCTLLGTPAHRVARGNIDAQQFDTPFAVGIPVDLLQHRPDLRAAEQRVINAFELQNVAKANMLPKFTITASGGTLSEQLGNLMRPEALFFNLMGGVTAPIFNGRQLKTQYEAASAEEKKALLDYEKSVMNAGREVNDALINLKVSQERIDLKHQSVVAYQDAVRKSNLLLESGMINYLELLNAQRSELVAALSEARLKNIKYGAMINLYRAVGGGVR encoded by the coding sequence ATGGAAAAAATTATAAAAAATGGCATCCTGATGCTTTTGGTGCCGATCATTTGTTCCTGTTTGGCGCAAAAAAAATATACCGCTCCCGAACTTCAGCAGGTTCAAACCTCTGCATATCGCTTGGCGTCCCCTTCGGAGGACAGCACAAATATGGCGGATGTTTCCTGGCGGAAATTCTTTCAGGATACGCTCCTGCAAAAGCATATTCAACATGCCCTCGACAGTAACTTTGATGTCCGCATTGCCCTGCAAAATATTGCCCGGGCAGCAGCTTTTCAGAAACAGGGGAAAGCGGGCTATTTCCCCACGGCCAATATTACGCCGAGTGTTACCCGTGTTGGGACCTCCAAAGAAGTGCCTTTTGGTGGCATTTATGGAACCCGATATCAGGTAGAGGGGAAACTGTCCTGGGAGGCGGATATCTGGGGGAAACTCAACAGTCAGGACAAAGCTTTTCGTGCGGCCTATATGCAGTCGGTAGAGTTGCATCAGGCGGTGGTTACGCAGCTGGTGGCGCAGGTGGCGAGTACTTATTTTCAGCTGATGACTTTGGATGAGCAGTTGCGACTCACCAATGAAAATATTGAAAACCGAAGCAAGAGTGTGCGGGTGATTACGGCACTGAAAGAGGCCGGGTCCGTTGGGGTAACGGCAGTGGCTGTTTTGCAGTTGGAGGCGCAGCTTTTTGATGCCAAAGAAACCAAAAGCCAACTCGAAGGGCAAATCAAAATTCTGGAAAATGAATTTTGTACCCTGCTCGGTACGCCTGCCCACAGGGTGGCACGTGGCAATATTGATGCGCAACAATTTGACACCCCTTTTGCGGTGGGCATTCCCGTGGATTTATTGCAGCACCGTCCGGATCTCCGTGCTGCGGAGCAGCGGGTAATCAATGCTTTTGAGCTACAAAATGTCGCCAAAGCCAATATGTTGCCGAAGTTTACCATTACCGCAAGCGGTGGAACGCTGTCGGAACAGCTCGGAAACCTGATGCGTCCTGAAGCCCTTTTCTTCAACCTGATGGGAGGCGTCACCGCACCGATATTCAATGGCCGACAGTTGAAAACACAATATGAAGCGGCTTCGGCAGAAGAGAAAAAGGCGCTTTTGGATTATGAAAAATCGGTGATGAATGCGGGTAGAGAAGTGAACGATGCCCTGATCAATTTAAAGGTCAGTCAGGAACGCATCGACCTGAAGCATCAGTCTGTGGTTGCTTATCAGGATGCGGTTCGTAAGTCCAATTTGTTGTTGGAAAGTGGGATGATCAATTATCTGGAATTGTTGAATGCACAACGCAGTGAACTGGTGGCCGCTTTGTCGGAGGCAAGATTGAAAAATATTAAATATGGCGCCATGATTAACCTTTACCGTGCGGTAGGTGGTGGCGTTCGTTGA
- a CDS encoding fibronectin type III domain-containing protein produces the protein MMFRKLYMLFFGLVLVSCSKNEDPCSLTTPLATPATAVSAGQFKANWNKVSGANAYHLQVAATDDFSAMAQDIDLLAGPTEVLNLEANQTYYYRVSASVNNGNPTPFSNVVSVTTRPDAPLAKEATAIMAKSFQAHWQKEAGIREYKLFISTSNDFSKPSAYLKNFAGIVVEGDAAMVSGLQPNQVYYYRVKAIGQAGESEFSENTIAVLTEPGQ, from the coding sequence ATGATGTTCAGAAAGTTATATATGTTGTTTTTCGGGCTGGTATTAGTTTCCTGCAGTAAAAATGAAGACCCTTGTTCCCTGACCACCCCTTTGGCCACACCAGCGACTGCTGTGTCGGCGGGACAGTTTAAAGCCAACTGGAATAAGGTAAGCGGCGCAAATGCGTATCACTTGCAGGTTGCTGCTACGGATGATTTCTCTGCTATGGCACAGGATATTGACTTGCTCGCAGGCCCTACGGAAGTCCTGAATTTAGAAGCAAACCAGACTTATTACTATCGGGTGAGTGCGAGTGTGAACAATGGTAATCCGACACCATTTTCCAATGTGGTAAGTGTGACCACCCGCCCTGACGCTCCTTTGGCGAAGGAAGCCACTGCTATTATGGCGAAAAGTTTTCAGGCGCATTGGCAGAAAGAAGCAGGGATAAGAGAGTACAAGTTATTCATCTCGACCAGTAATGATTTCAGTAAGCCATCGGCCTATCTCAAAAACTTTGCAGGCATTGTTGTGGAAGGGGACGCAGCGATGGTGTCGGGTTTACAACCGAATCAGGTTTATTATTATAGGGTTAAGGCTATTGGGCAGGCTGGGGAATCTGAATTCAGTGAAAATACCATTGCCGTACTCACAGAGCCCGGGCAGTAA